From a single Miscanthus floridulus cultivar M001 chromosome 8, ASM1932011v1, whole genome shotgun sequence genomic region:
- the LOC136469585 gene encoding uncharacterized protein encodes MVDPIINMKRLTKVLMDGGRGLNIMYAETLDAMGIDQHHIQPTKAPFHGIMLGKQAILIRQIDLPITFGNPSNYRTETLTFERAYECEVESCELASATLASKELAAIRKDIAEGMPNTKQVAGSFEPMENIKEVLVDPNNYADKTVCIGTALSPK; translated from the exons ATGGTTGACCCTATCATCaacatgaagcggctcaccaaggtactgatggatgggggccgcggcctcaacatcatgtacgctgagacacttgatgccatgggcatcgaccaacACCACATCCAACCGACCaaggcacctttccatggcatcatgttAGGAAAGCAGGCCATACTGAttaggcagatcgacctgcccatcacctttgggaatccgtccaactataggacagagaccctcacctttgag agggcctatgagtgcgaggtcgagagtTGCGAGCTTGCTTCGGCAACCCTCGCTTCTAAGGAGCTCGCAGCCATCAGGAAGGACATCGCTGAAGGAATGCCCAACACGAAGCAGGTGGCCGGATCCTTTGAGCCTATGGAGaacatcaaggaggtcctcgtcGACCCCAACAACTATGCCGACAAGACGGTGTGCATCGGCACCGCCCTCTCCCCCAAGTAG